The Procambarus clarkii isolate CNS0578487 chromosome 76, FALCON_Pclarkii_2.0, whole genome shotgun sequence genome includes a window with the following:
- the LOC138357184 gene encoding uncharacterized protein: MGHGKEEEADVPAPTASALLEGTDPVHSQEGTDPVHSQEGTDPVHSQEGTDPVHSQEGTDPVHSQEGTDPVHSQEGTDPVHSQEGTDPVHSQEGTDPVHSQEGTDPVHSQEGTDPVHSQEGTDPVHSQEGTDPVHSQEGTDPVHSQEGTDPVHSQEGTDPVHSQEGTDPVHSQEGTDPVHSQEGTDPVHSQEGTDPVHSQEGTDPVHSQEGTDPVHSQEGTDPVHSQEGTDPVHSQEGTDPVHSQEGTDLVHSQEGTDSVHSQEGTDPVHSQEGTDPVHSQEGTDLVHSQEGTDLVHSQEGTDPVHSQEGTDPVHSQEGTDPVHSQEGTDPVHSQEGTDPVHSQEGTDPVHSQEGTDPVHSQEGTDPVHSQEGTDPVHSQEGTDPVHSQEGTDLVHSQEGTDSVHSQEGTDPVHSQEGTGTNLI; the protein is encoded by the exons ATGGGTcatgggaaggaggaggaggcagatgtGCCAGCACCCACTGCTTCTGCACTCCTG GAGGGTACAGATCCAGTACATTCACAGGAGGGTACAGATCCAGTACATTCACAGGAAGGTACAGATCCAGTACATTCACAGGAAGGTACAGATCCAGTACATTCACAGGAAGGTACAGATCCAGTACATTCACAGGAAGGTACAGATCCAGTACATTCACAGGAGGGTACAGATCCAGTACATTCACAGGAAGGTACAGATCCAGTACATTCACAGGAAGGTACAGATCCAGTACATTCACAGGAAGGTACAGATCCAGTACATTCACAGGAGGGTACAGATCCAGTACATTCACAGGAGGGTACAGATCCAGTACATTCACAGGAGGGTACAGATCCAGTACATTCACAGGAAGGTACAGATCCAGTACATTCACAGGAGGGTACAGATCCAGTACATTCACAGGAAGGTACAGATCCAGTACATTCACAGGAAGGTACAGATCCAGTACATTCACAGGAAGGTACAGATCCAGTACATTCACAGGAGGGTACAGATCCAGTACATTCACAGGAGGGTACAGATCCAGTACATTCACAGGAGGGTACAGATCCAGTACATTCACAGGAGGGTACAGATCCAGTACATTCACAGGAAGGTACAGATCCAGTACATTCACAGGAGGGTACAGATCCAGTACATTCACAGGAAGGTACAGATCCAGTACATTCACAGGAGGGTACAGATTTAGTACATTCACAGGAGGGTACAGATTCAGTACATTCACAGGAGGGTACAGATCCAGTACATTCACAGGAAGGTACAGATCCAGTACATTCACAGGAGGGTACAGATTTAGTACATTCACAGGAGGGTACAGATTTAGTACATTCACAGGAAGGTACAGATCCAGTACATTCACAGGAAGGTACAGATCCAGTACATTCACAGGAAGGTACAGATCCAGTACATTCACAGGAGGGTACAGATCCAGTACATTCACAGGAGGGTACAGATCCAGTACATTCACAGGAGGGTACAGATCCAGTACATTCACAGGAGGGTACAGATCCAGTACATTCACAGGAAGGTACAGATCCAGTACATTCACAGGAGGGTACAGATCCAGTACATTCACAGGAAGGTACAGATCCAGTACATTCACAGGAGGGTACAGATTTAGTACATTCACAGGAGGGTACAGATTCAGTACATTCACAGGAGGGTACAGATCCAGTACattcacaggagggtacagggacAAATCTCATCTGA